A single region of the Bacteroides luhongzhouii genome encodes:
- a CDS encoding KilA-N domain-containing protein: MAKITVQTTDVTILKINDTDYISLTDIAKYKTTDTNTVIANWLRNRMTIEYLGLWEILYNPHFKPLEFEGFRKEAGLNAFTLSPQKWIETTCAIGLISKSGRYGGTFAHKDIAFKFASWISVEFELYIVKEFQRLKEQEQAQIGWSAKRELSKINYHIHTDAIKQHLIPQEITPQQASMIYASEADILNVAMFGMTALEWRDTHPNLKGNIRDYASINELICLSNMENLNAVFINEGLTPKDRLIKLNQIAIQQMSILEDIKNKKLLK; this comes from the coding sequence ATGGCAAAGATTACAGTTCAGACCACAGACGTTACTATCTTAAAGATCAACGATACAGATTATATTTCTTTAACCGACATAGCTAAATACAAGACAACAGATACTAATACTGTTATTGCCAACTGGCTACGTAATAGAATGACTATTGAATATCTAGGATTATGGGAAATATTATATAACCCCCATTTTAAACCCCTCGAATTCGAGGGGTTTAGAAAAGAAGCAGGTTTAAATGCATTCACTCTTTCTCCTCAAAAATGGATAGAAACGACCTGTGCTATTGGACTCATATCCAAATCCGGAAGATATGGCGGCACTTTTGCTCACAAAGATATTGCATTCAAATTTGCAAGTTGGATTTCTGTTGAATTTGAGTTATATATAGTAAAAGAATTCCAACGTCTCAAAGAGCAAGAGCAAGCTCAAATTGGTTGGTCAGCAAAGCGAGAACTATCTAAAATTAATTATCATATTCATACTGATGCAATCAAGCAGCATCTTATCCCTCAAGAAATCACTCCACAGCAAGCATCCATGATTTATGCCAGCGAAGCTGATATCCTTAATGTAGCCATGTTTGGAATGACAGCCTTAGAATGGCGTGATACACACCCTAATTTAAAAGGTAATATTCGTGATTATGCCTCAATCAATGAACTTATCTGCTTATCAAACATGGAAAATTTAAATGCCGTTTTCATAAATGAAGGTTTGACACCCAAAGACAGACTTATCAAATTAAATCAAATAGCAATTCAACAAATGAGCATACTAGAAGATATCAAAAATAAAAAGTTATTGAAATAA
- a CDS encoding Hsp20/alpha crystallin family protein: protein MMPVRRTQSWLPSIFNDFFDNDWMVKANATAPAINVLETEKEYKVELAAPGMTKDDFNVRIDEDNNLVISMEKKTENKEEKKDGRYLRREFSYSKFQQTMILPDNVDKEKIAASVEHGVLNIELPKLSEEEVKKPNRQIEIK, encoded by the coding sequence ATGATGCCTGTTAGAAGAACTCAAAGTTGGTTACCAAGTATCTTTAATGATTTCTTTGATAACGATTGGATGGTAAAAGCAAATGCTACTGCACCTGCAATTAATGTTTTGGAAACAGAAAAAGAATACAAAGTGGAATTGGCTGCTCCGGGTATGACGAAGGATGATTTCAATGTTCGCATTGATGAAGATAATAACCTCGTTATCAGCATGGAGAAGAAGACTGAAAACAAGGAGGAAAAGAAAGACGGTCGCTATCTGCGTCGCGAATTCTCATACTCTAAGTTTCAACAAACAATGATTCTACCGGATAATGTAGACAAAGAGAAAATTGCTGCATCTGTAGAACATGGCGTTCTAAATATCGAACTTCCGAAACTCTCTGAAGAAGAAGTAAAGAAGCCAAATAGACAAATCGAAATAAAGTAA
- a CDS encoding ABC transporter permease, whose product MIKFLIEKEFKQLLRNSFLPKLILVFPCMIMLLMPWAVNLEIKNIQLNIVDNDHSAISQRLVNKIAASTYFRLVEIPASYEEGLRNIEIGTADIVMEIPRHLERDWMNGEDAHVLIAANAVNGTKGGLGSSYLSSIINDYAVELRSEHPETATVSGAFPSIQVDTQGLFNPNLNYKLYMIPALMVMLLTLICGFLPALNVVSEKEVGTIEQINVTPVPKFVFILAKLLPYWLIGFLVLTVCFILAWLIYGIAPVGHFLLIYFFAVLFVLVMSGFGLVVSNYSATMQQAMFVMWFCLLVVILMSGLFTPISSMPEWAQIITIFNPLRYFMEVMRMIYLKGSGFFDLLPQFGILLLFAVVFNSWAVISYRKNN is encoded by the coding sequence ATGATAAAGTTCCTGATAGAAAAAGAGTTTAAACAATTGCTTCGCAATTCGTTTCTTCCGAAATTGATTCTTGTATTTCCGTGCATGATTATGCTATTGATGCCTTGGGCGGTAAATCTGGAAATCAAGAATATACAGCTGAATATTGTGGATAATGACCATTCCGCTATTTCGCAACGTTTAGTGAATAAGATTGCTGCCTCCACTTACTTTCGCTTGGTAGAAATACCGGCCTCGTATGAAGAAGGTCTTCGAAACATTGAAATTGGAACGGCGGATATTGTGATGGAAATTCCGAGGCACTTGGAACGGGACTGGATGAATGGAGAGGATGCTCATGTATTGATAGCAGCCAATGCCGTGAATGGAACAAAAGGCGGTCTGGGCAGTTCTTATTTATCTTCTATCATTAATGATTATGCAGTCGAACTACGTTCGGAACATCCCGAAACAGCTACCGTTTCCGGCGCTTTCCCTTCCATACAGGTTGATACGCAGGGATTGTTTAATCCGAATCTGAACTATAAGCTCTATATGATTCCGGCATTGATGGTCATGTTGTTGACTTTGATTTGTGGTTTCTTGCCTGCATTGAATGTGGTTAGCGAGAAGGAAGTGGGGACAATAGAGCAAATCAATGTGACTCCGGTTCCGAAGTTTGTTTTTATTCTGGCAAAACTCTTGCCTTATTGGCTGATTGGTTTTTTAGTGCTGACGGTGTGTTTCATATTAGCTTGGTTAATTTATGGCATAGCACCTGTCGGACATTTTCTGTTGATTTACTTTTTCGCGGTTCTTTTTGTTCTGGTGATGTCCGGTTTCGGACTTGTCGTTTCCAACTATTCAGCAACGATGCAGCAAGCAATGTTTGTTATGTGGTTCTGTTTGTTGGTGGTGATTTTGATGAGCGGTTTGTTTACCCCCATTAGCAGCATGCCGGAATGGGCACAAATAATAACGATATTCAATCCTTTGAGGTATTTTATGGAGGTGATGCGAATGATATATCTGAAGGGGAGTGGTTTCTTTGATTTGCTGCCGCAGTTCGGAATATTGTTGCTTTTTGCAGTCGTGTTTAATAGTTGGGCGGTAATTAGTTATCGGAAGAACAACTGA
- a CDS encoding ABC transporter permease, translating to MRQFIAFVKKEFYHIFRDRRTMLILLGMPIVQIILFGFAITTEVKNVRLAVLDPSNDVVTRKIIDRLDASEYFTVTASFHSPQEMEAAFLKNKVDMAIVFSERFVDDLYTGDARVQLVVDATDPNMSTSQVNYATGIVSMVGQEMMPPNMSAARLTPDIKLLYNPQMKSAYNFVPGVMGLILMLICAMMTSISIVREKETGTMEVLLVSPVRPLFIILAKAVPYFVLSFVNLITILLLSVFVLDVPVVGSLFWLITVSLLFIFVSLALGLLISSITRTQVAAMLVSGLMLMMPTMLLSGMIFPIESMPLILQWISDILPARWYIQAVRKLMIEGVPVVLVYKEIGILLLMVTVLITISIKKFKYRLE from the coding sequence ATGAGACAGTTTATAGCTTTTGTAAAGAAAGAGTTTTATCATATTTTCCGTGACCGGCGAACCATGCTGATTTTGTTGGGGATGCCGATTGTGCAAATTATACTATTCGGTTTTGCCATCACTACAGAGGTGAAAAATGTCCGGTTAGCGGTACTCGATCCTTCTAATGATGTGGTGACACGAAAAATAATTGATCGTTTGGACGCTAGTGAGTATTTCACCGTTACTGCGAGTTTCCATTCGCCCCAGGAAATGGAAGCTGCTTTTCTGAAGAATAAAGTTGATATGGCGATTGTTTTTAGCGAACGTTTTGTTGATGATCTCTATACGGGTGATGCTCGTGTACAGCTGGTAGTAGATGCGACAGATCCGAATATGTCGACTTCGCAGGTTAATTATGCGACGGGAATTGTTTCTATGGTAGGTCAGGAAATGATGCCGCCCAATATGTCGGCTGCCCGTTTAACGCCTGATATAAAACTGTTGTATAACCCGCAAATGAAGAGTGCTTATAATTTTGTTCCGGGGGTAATGGGTTTGATCCTGATGCTGATTTGTGCTATGATGACCTCGATTTCCATCGTTCGTGAAAAAGAGACGGGTACCATGGAAGTATTACTGGTTTCGCCTGTGAGGCCACTATTTATTATTTTGGCAAAGGCTGTACCTTATTTTGTGTTGTCGTTTGTCAATCTGATTACCATCCTTTTACTTTCGGTCTTTGTACTGGATGTTCCGGTAGTAGGAAGTTTGTTCTGGTTGATAACAGTCTCTTTGTTGTTTATCTTCGTATCCTTGGCATTGGGCTTATTGATTTCATCAATCACGCGTACACAGGTTGCGGCCATGCTGGTTTCCGGTTTGATGCTGATGATGCCCACAATGCTCTTATCGGGGATGATTTTCCCTATTGAGAGTATGCCGTTGATACTTCAATGGATCTCGGATATACTTCCGGCGCGTTGGTATATTCAGGCTGTGCGAAAATTGATGATTGAAGGAGTGCCTGTTGTATTGGTATATAAGGAGATTGGCATCTTATTATTAATGGTGACGGTACTTATTACGATCAGTATCAAGAAATTCAAGTATAGATTGGAATAA
- a CDS encoding ATP-binding cassette domain-containing protein: MEKDAPIVVVKEVGKSYGTVEALKEVSFVVERGEIFGLIGPDGAGKSTLFRILTTLLLADKGTATIGGLDVATDYKQIRTKVGYMPGRFSLYQDLSVEENLEFFATVFHTTVQENYDLIKDIYQQIEPFRKRRAGALSGGMKQKLALSCALIHKPDILFLDEPTTGVDPVSRKEFWQMLRNLREQGITIVVSTPIMDEARQCDRIAFINHGKIHGIDTPERILQQFASILCPPSLEREEVRHGTAPVIEVEQLTKCFGNFTAVDHISFQVNRGEIFGFLGANGAGKTTAMRMLCGLSKPTSGIGKVAGYDIFREAEQVKKHIGYMSQKFSLYEDLKVWENIRLFAGIYGMKEQEIERKTEELLDRLGLASERDTLVKSLPVGWKQKLAFSVSIFHEPRIVFLDEPTGGVDPATRRQFWELIYQAADQGITVFVTTHYMDEAEYCNRISIMVDGQIKALDTPARLKQQFGAETMDDVFQKLARSAVRKAD, from the coding sequence ATGGAGAAGGATGCACCCATAGTGGTTGTGAAAGAAGTCGGCAAGAGCTATGGAACGGTGGAAGCGCTGAAAGAGGTCTCTTTTGTTGTAGAACGGGGAGAAATCTTTGGGCTGATAGGTCCTGACGGTGCCGGTAAGAGTACCCTATTCCGTATTCTGACTACTTTGCTGCTGGCAGATAAGGGAACGGCCACGATCGGTGGACTGGATGTGGCAACAGATTATAAACAGATTCGTACGAAGGTGGGATATATGCCCGGTCGTTTTTCACTTTATCAGGATCTTTCAGTAGAGGAGAATCTGGAGTTTTTCGCAACCGTATTCCATACGACTGTTCAGGAGAACTATGATTTAATTAAAGATATCTATCAGCAGATAGAACCGTTCAGGAAAAGAAGGGCAGGGGCTTTGTCGGGTGGTATGAAGCAGAAACTGGCGTTGAGTTGTGCTTTGATCCATAAACCGGATATTTTATTTCTGGATGAACCCACTACCGGGGTGGATCCTGTGTCGCGCAAGGAATTTTGGCAAATGCTTCGGAACTTGCGGGAACAGGGTATTACTATTGTTGTTTCTACTCCCATCATGGATGAAGCCCGGCAATGTGACCGGATTGCTTTTATCAATCATGGAAAGATTCATGGCATTGATACCCCCGAGCGTATTCTTCAGCAATTTGCGTCCATCCTTTGTCCTCCTTCTTTAGAACGGGAGGAGGTGAGACATGGAACCGCTCCGGTCATTGAAGTGGAGCAACTGACAAAGTGTTTTGGCAATTTTACAGCGGTAGATCATATCTCCTTTCAGGTGAATCGGGGAGAGATATTTGGCTTCCTGGGTGCCAATGGAGCCGGAAAGACTACAGCTATGCGCATGCTTTGCGGATTGAGCAAACCGACATCGGGCATAGGAAAGGTGGCAGGATATGATATTTTCCGGGAGGCTGAACAAGTAAAGAAGCATATCGGATATATGAGTCAGAAGTTTTCGCTGTATGAAGATTTGAAAGTGTGGGAGAATATCCGTCTGTTTGCCGGGATTTATGGGATGAAAGAGCAAGAGATAGAACGGAAGACGGAAGAATTGTTGGATCGCCTGGGGCTTGCTTCCGAGCGGGATACTCTGGTGAAGAGTCTTCCGGTGGGATGGAAGCAGAAATTAGCTTTTTCAGTTTCAATCTTCCACGAACCGAGAATTGTTTTTCTGGATGAGCCGACGGGTGGAGTAGATCCTGCTACGAGAAGGCAGTTTTGGGAATTGATTTATCAGGCAGCCGATCAGGGAATCACCGTGTTTGTCACTACCCATTATATGGATGAAGCGGAATATTGTAACCGGATATCTATCATGGTGGACGGTCAGATTAAAGCTCTTGATACACCTGCCCGTCTGAAGCAACAATTTGGCGCGGAAACGATGGATGATGTTTTTCAGAAATTAGCCCGCAGTGCGGTGCGTAAAGCAGATTGA
- a CDS encoding HlyD family secretion protein, producing MKRITKIGMWGITLMMLSACGNGTPDYDATGTFEATEVIVSAEAAGKLLRLEVEEGTKLKAGEEIGLVDTVQLYLKKLQLEASMKSVENQRPDLAKQIAATKQQIVTAERERKRVENLLAAGAANQKQLDDWDAQVKLLERQLVAQESSLRNSTNSLTEQGNSVAIQVAQVEDQLDKCHIQSPIEGTVLAKYAEAGELAAIGKPLFKVGEVDRMYLRAYITSEQLSKVKLGDQVTVYADYGNSEQKAYPGEVTWISDRSEFTPKTILTKNERANLVYAVKIAVQNDGALKIGMYGGVKLKSED from the coding sequence ATGAAAAGAATAACAAAAATAGGAATGTGGGGGATAACGTTGATGATGTTATCTGCCTGCGGAAATGGAACACCTGATTATGACGCAACCGGTACATTTGAAGCTACGGAAGTAATAGTGTCCGCCGAGGCTGCCGGAAAATTGCTACGACTGGAAGTAGAAGAGGGAACAAAGCTGAAAGCGGGTGAGGAGATCGGTTTGGTAGATACGGTACAATTGTATTTAAAGAAACTGCAATTGGAAGCCAGTATGAAATCAGTAGAAAACCAGCGTCCTGATCTTGCCAAACAGATTGCCGCTACCAAGCAGCAAATTGTCACGGCAGAGCGTGAGAGGAAACGGGTGGAAAACTTGCTTGCTGCAGGTGCGGCCAATCAGAAACAACTGGATGATTGGGATGCGCAAGTCAAATTACTCGAACGGCAACTCGTCGCACAGGAATCATCATTGCGTAATAGTACGAATAGCCTTACAGAACAAGGTAATTCGGTTGCTATACAGGTAGCGCAAGTGGAGGATCAATTGGATAAATGTCATATCCAGTCACCTATCGAAGGGACGGTGTTGGCTAAATATGCGGAAGCCGGTGAATTGGCGGCTATTGGCAAGCCTTTATTTAAGGTGGGCGAAGTGGATCGTATGTATTTGAGGGCTTACATTACTTCTGAACAGTTGTCAAAAGTGAAACTGGGAGATCAAGTGACTGTGTATGCTGACTATGGCAACTCGGAGCAGAAAGCTTATCCGGGGGAAGTGACATGGATTTCCGATCGTTCGGAATTCACTCCCAAAACAATTCTGACGAAGAATGAACGTGCTAATCTGGTCTATGCGGTGAAGATTGCGGTGCAGAATGACGGAGCATTGAAGATTGGTATGTATGGCGGAGTAAAATTAAAGAGTGAAGATTAA
- a CDS encoding TolC family protein — protein sequence MKRMIFSLSFLLYVAGAYAQITLEECQRKTQDNYPLVHQYGLVEKTKEYNLENAAKGYLPQLALSAKASYQSDVTEIPVKLPGVDLKGLSKDQYQVMLELQQKIWDGGGIRMQKKQTIAEAEVEKEKLNVDMYALNNRVNDLYFGILLLDEQIKQNTLLQDELERNYRQITAYVENGIANQADLDAVKVEQLNTKQKRVDLVSSRAAYLKMLSLLVGEALSPETVLEKPVPQSMVSAVSEIRRPELALFDAQGAGLQVQEKALSVRHLPQFGLFVQGAYGNPGLNMLKNEFSPYYMAGVRLSWNFGSLYTLKNDRRVIEKKRQQLDNNRDVFLFNTRLEMTQQDQAIRSLEKQMRDDDEIIRLRTNIRKAAEAKVANGTLTVTEMLRELTNESLARQSKAMHEIQRLMGIYQLKYTTNY from the coding sequence ATGAAAAGAATGATTTTCAGTCTCTCCTTTTTACTGTATGTAGCAGGAGCGTATGCGCAGATTACATTGGAAGAATGTCAGCGGAAGACGCAGGATAATTACCCGCTGGTACATCAGTATGGCTTAGTGGAGAAGACAAAGGAATATAACCTGGAAAATGCAGCCAAGGGATATTTACCTCAATTGGCTCTTTCGGCTAAGGCCTCTTATCAGAGTGATGTAACAGAAATTCCGGTAAAACTTCCCGGAGTAGATTTAAAAGGATTGTCCAAAGACCAATATCAGGTAATGTTGGAGTTGCAACAGAAGATATGGGACGGAGGAGGAATCCGTATGCAGAAGAAGCAGACGATTGCAGAGGCTGAAGTGGAGAAAGAAAAACTGAATGTAGATATGTATGCGCTGAACAACCGCGTGAACGATCTTTATTTTGGAATTCTCCTGCTGGACGAACAAATCAAACAAAATACATTGTTGCAAGATGAACTAGAGAGAAATTATCGTCAGATTACTGCTTATGTGGAAAATGGAATAGCCAATCAGGCTGATTTGGATGCAGTGAAAGTGGAGCAGTTGAATACAAAACAGAAAAGAGTGGATTTAGTATCATCACGTGCAGCTTATTTGAAAATGCTTTCACTGTTGGTAGGAGAAGCGCTGTCTCCGGAGACGGTGCTGGAGAAACCTGTACCTCAAAGTATGGTTTCGGCTGTCAGTGAGATTCGTCGCCCGGAGTTGGCTTTGTTTGATGCACAGGGAGCCGGACTGCAAGTGCAGGAGAAGGCTTTGAGTGTGCGTCATCTTCCACAGTTCGGACTGTTTGTACAGGGGGCTTATGGAAATCCCGGATTGAATATGCTGAAGAATGAATTCTCTCCTTATTATATGGCAGGTGTCCGGCTTTCATGGAATTTCGGTAGTCTGTATACTTTGAAAAATGACCGTCGGGTGATCGAGAAGAAAAGGCAGCAACTGGATAATAACCGGGATGTATTCCTTTTCAATACAAGACTGGAAATGACACAGCAGGATCAGGCTATCCGTTCTTTGGAGAAGCAAATGCGGGATGATGATGAAATTATCCGGTTGCGTACGAATATCCGTAAAGCTGCCGAAGCAAAGGTGGCAAATGGAACGTTGACCGTGACTGAAATGTTACGTGAACTGACCAATGAGAGCTTGGCGCGTCAGTCGAAAGCCATGCATGAGATTCAACGGTTGATGGGAATTTATCAATTGAAATATACAACGAATTATTAA
- a CDS encoding AraC family transcriptional regulator, whose protein sequence is MEQKEPIELALKLLDNLNIVRHNEYRYISSDFGFVNSFVKMETALFSLGQPYRIKEGRIAFVKQGSARVLINLIEHIIQPGYISVIAPNSIIQIIEISPDFDMQMMAADHDFLPIPGKDDFFSYLLHHQKNILLLLLPQEQQQVKNYFTLIWGVLQEPTFRKEAIQHLLVSLLYYLAYIAQNNIELNPVQLTRQEEIFQRFISLVNTHSKKERNVNFYADKLCLTPRYLNTVIRQASQQTVMDWINQSIILETKVLLRHSNLLVYQVSDELNFPNPSFFSKFFKRMTGMTPHEYQQTK, encoded by the coding sequence ATGGAACAAAAAGAACCGATAGAGTTAGCACTTAAATTATTAGACAATCTCAATATTGTCCGGCATAACGAGTATCGCTATATATCTTCTGATTTCGGGTTCGTCAATAGCTTTGTGAAAATGGAAACGGCTCTTTTCTCACTCGGTCAGCCGTATCGTATTAAAGAAGGGCGCATTGCATTCGTCAAACAAGGTTCTGCCCGAGTTCTCATTAATCTGATTGAGCATATCATCCAACCGGGATACATTTCAGTAATCGCCCCCAATTCTATCATTCAAATTATAGAAATATCTCCTGATTTTGATATGCAAATGATGGCAGCCGATCATGATTTCCTTCCTATACCCGGAAAAGATGATTTTTTCTCTTACCTTCTCCATCATCAGAAAAATATCTTATTGTTACTACTTCCACAAGAGCAGCAACAAGTGAAAAACTATTTCACTTTGATATGGGGAGTATTGCAGGAACCGACATTCCGCAAAGAAGCTATACAACATCTTTTGGTCAGCCTTCTCTATTATTTAGCATATATCGCTCAAAATAACATTGAGCTGAATCCTGTCCAGTTGACAAGGCAGGAAGAGATTTTCCAACGTTTCATCTCTCTTGTCAATACGCACAGTAAAAAAGAGCGTAACGTGAATTTCTATGCGGACAAGCTATGTCTCACTCCGCGTTATCTGAACACTGTCATCCGACAGGCCAGTCAGCAAACAGTAATGGACTGGATAAACCAGTCCATTATACTAGAAACAAAAGTATTGCTAAGACATAGCAATTTGCTCGTTTATCAAGTTTCTGATGAATTAAATTTCCCTAATCCTTCTTTTTTCTCGAAGTTCTTTAAACGAATGACAGGAATGACACCACACGAATATCAGCAAACGAAATAA
- a CDS encoding mannose-1-phosphate guanylyltransferase: MDNHVVIMAGGIGSRFWPMSTPECPKQFIDVMGCGRSLIQLTADRFDGVCPRENMWVVTSEKYIDIVREQLPEIPESNILAEPCARNTAPCIAFACWKIKKKHPGANIVVTPSDALVIDTREFRRVMEKALRFTDDSSAIVTIGIRPTRPETGYGYIAAANQLQTDKEIYTVDAFKEKPDKETAEKYLSEGSFFWNAGIFVWNVRTITSVMRVYAPGIAQIFDRIFPDFYTEKENETIKKLFPTCESISIDYAVMEKAEAIYVLPASFGWSDLGTWGALRGLLPQDKSGNATVGTDIRLYDSKNCIVHASEEKRVVVQGLDGYIIAEKDNTLLICKLEEEQRIKEFSK, translated from the coding sequence ATGGATAATCATGTTGTAATAATGGCTGGTGGCATAGGGAGCCGTTTCTGGCCGATGAGCACTCCGGAATGTCCTAAACAATTTATTGATGTAATGGGATGTGGCCGGTCACTGATTCAATTGACGGCAGATCGGTTTGATGGTGTTTGCCCCAGAGAAAATATGTGGGTGGTAACTTCTGAAAAATATATTGATATTGTTCGGGAGCAGTTGCCGGAAATTCCGGAAAGTAATATTTTAGCGGAACCCTGTGCACGAAATACTGCGCCTTGTATCGCGTTTGCTTGTTGGAAAATCAAAAAGAAGCATCCCGGTGCTAACATTGTAGTAACTCCTTCGGATGCACTAGTCATTGATACACGCGAGTTCCGTAGAGTGATGGAGAAAGCGCTTCGCTTCACAGATGATAGCAGTGCTATTGTCACAATAGGTATTCGGCCGACTCGTCCGGAGACCGGCTACGGATATATTGCTGCTGCCAACCAGCTTCAGACTGATAAAGAAATTTATACGGTGGACGCATTTAAGGAAAAACCCGATAAAGAGACAGCAGAAAAGTATTTGTCGGAAGGCAGTTTCTTTTGGAATGCGGGAATCTTTGTGTGGAACGTGCGTACTATCACTTCCGTGATGCGTGTATATGCTCCGGGTATCGCACAAATTTTTGATCGTATTTTCCCGGATTTCTATACGGAAAAAGAAAATGAAACAATCAAAAAGTTATTCCCAACTTGCGAAAGTATTTCTATCGACTATGCGGTGATGGAAAAAGCGGAGGCGATTTACGTCTTGCCAGCTTCTTTCGGCTGGTCGGATTTAGGCACATGGGGAGCACTTCGCGGTCTTTTACCACAGGATAAATCGGGAAATGCTACGGTAGGAACCGATATACGTTTGTATGACAGTAAGAATTGTATTGTGCATGCCAGCGAAGAAAAACGAGTTGTTGTTCAAGGGTTAGATGGATATATCATCGCAGAGAAAGATAATACATTACTAATTTGTAAACTGGAAGAGGAGCAACGGATTAAAGAGTTCTCGAAATAA